In Candidatus Roseilinea sp., one DNA window encodes the following:
- the guaA gene encoding GMP synthase [glutamine-hydrolyzing], with product MTDAIAVLDFGSQYSQLIARRVREAHVYCELFPWDAPREQVMALQPRGFILSGGPNSVYDAGAPALPGYVLESGRPVLGICYGMQLLAHALGGRVAASARREYGEARLEIEDCELWPAAITHLRAPITVWMSHGDRIESLPPGFQIIARTANSPIAGMADRARRLYAIQFHPEVNHTQHGREIIAHFVHAICGCRASWTPANIIEESVQKIRAQVGRRPVICGLSGGVDSAVAAALVHKAVGDQLTCVFVNTGLLRKGEPEQVVETFEREQGMRLIAVDASEEFLEVLSGVTDPEDKRRRIGEKFIRVFESVVREQGLGVRDQGSGAGGQGSGIRVQGSGIRGQELEVRSQGQGPRGREWESGVESGAKRADGRPLLCQGTLYPDVIESRGPERQAAAKIKTHHNVGGLPKDMQFELLEPLRYLFKDEVRAIGAALGLPDAIVWRQPFPGPGLAVRVLGEVTWERLERLRAADAILQEELRRADLTRATSQAFAVLLPVRTVGVMGDGRTYSEVIAIRAVTTDDFMTADWARIPFDVLARISNRIVNEVPGVNRVAYDITTKPPATIEWE from the coding sequence ATGACCGACGCCATCGCCGTCCTCGATTTCGGCTCGCAGTATTCGCAACTCATCGCCCGCCGCGTCCGTGAAGCGCACGTGTATTGCGAATTGTTCCCCTGGGACGCGCCACGCGAGCAGGTGATGGCCTTGCAGCCGCGCGGCTTCATCCTCTCCGGCGGGCCGAACAGCGTATACGACGCCGGCGCGCCGGCGCTGCCCGGCTACGTGCTGGAGAGTGGCCGGCCGGTGCTGGGCATCTGCTACGGCATGCAACTGTTGGCGCATGCGCTGGGCGGGCGCGTGGCCGCATCGGCGCGACGGGAGTATGGCGAGGCGAGGTTGGAGATCGAAGATTGCGAGCTGTGGCCGGCGGCGATCACCCATCTTCGTGCGCCGATCACCGTATGGATGAGCCACGGCGATCGGATCGAGTCGTTGCCCCCCGGCTTCCAGATCATCGCCCGCACGGCCAACTCGCCCATCGCCGGCATGGCCGACCGCGCGCGCCGGCTTTACGCCATCCAGTTCCACCCCGAGGTGAACCACACGCAGCACGGGCGCGAGATCATCGCGCACTTCGTGCATGCGATCTGCGGCTGTCGCGCGTCGTGGACGCCGGCCAACATCATCGAGGAGAGCGTGCAGAAGATCCGCGCCCAGGTGGGCCGACGGCCGGTGATCTGCGGGCTGTCCGGCGGCGTGGATTCGGCGGTCGCCGCGGCGCTGGTGCACAAGGCCGTGGGCGACCAGCTCACCTGCGTCTTCGTCAACACCGGCCTGCTGCGCAAGGGCGAACCGGAGCAGGTGGTCGAGACGTTCGAGCGCGAGCAGGGCATGCGGCTGATCGCCGTGGACGCCAGCGAGGAGTTCCTGGAGGTCTTGAGCGGCGTGACCGACCCAGAGGACAAGCGCCGGCGGATCGGCGAGAAGTTCATCCGCGTGTTCGAGTCGGTAGTCAGGGAGCAGGGGCTAGGGGTCAGGGATCAGGGGTCAGGGGCCGGGGGTCAGGGATCGGGAATCAGGGTTCAGGGGTCAGGGATCAGGGGTCAGGAATTGGAGGTTAGGAGTCAGGGGCAGGGGCCAAGGGGAAGAGAATGGGAGTCGGGAGTGGAGAGTGGGGCGAAGCGCGCTGATGGTCGCCCGTTGCTGTGTCAGGGCACGCTATACCCCGACGTGATCGAGAGCCGCGGGCCGGAGCGCCAAGCGGCAGCCAAGATCAAGACGCATCACAACGTCGGCGGGCTGCCCAAGGACATGCAGTTCGAGCTGCTAGAGCCGCTGCGCTACTTGTTCAAGGACGAGGTGCGCGCCATCGGCGCGGCGTTGGGGCTGCCGGATGCCATCGTGTGGCGACAGCCCTTCCCCGGCCCCGGGTTGGCCGTGCGCGTGCTGGGCGAGGTGACCTGGGAACGTCTAGAGCGCCTGCGCGCCGCCGATGCGATCCTGCAGGAGGAGCTGCGCCGCGCCGACTTGACGCGGGCCACCTCACAGGCGTTCGCCGTGTTGTTGCCGGTGCGCACCGTGGGTGTGATGGGCGACGGCCGCACCTACAGCGAGGTGATTGCCATTCGCGCCGTGACCACCGACGACTTCATGACGGCCGACTGGGCGCGCATCCCCTTCGACGTGCTGGCGCGCATCAGCAATCGCATCGTGAACGAAGTGCCCGGCGTCAACCGCGTCGCCTACGACATCACCACCAAGCCGCCGGCGACCATCGAGTGGGAATGA
- a CDS encoding diacylglycerol kinase, translating to MRAEGVRFEARFTEAPGHAVDLAREAAQQGYARVICAGGDGTLNEVVNGLMQVEAERRPTLGLIPSGTGTDFARGLGWPKTLDGCIEAIKRGVERRIDVGMVSFSRAGQALARYFINVAGAGFDGDVSDRVNREGKRGGSLAYFLTVFRVLAGYEHKHARVTLTVPEGSERVLEGHYNLIAVGNGRYFGGGMRINPNGDVGDGCLEAIVIEAMSRAEFALNFPKVYRGAHLTHPKVHEYRVIAVRVELRGDGQRMFVEAEGELFGEAPASFHVVPGALRLVVPPGLLQSQR from the coding sequence TTGCGCGCCGAAGGAGTCCGGTTCGAAGCGCGGTTCACCGAAGCGCCCGGCCACGCCGTTGATCTGGCGCGCGAGGCGGCGCAACAGGGCTACGCGCGGGTGATCTGCGCCGGCGGCGATGGCACGCTGAACGAGGTGGTCAACGGGCTGATGCAGGTCGAGGCCGAACGTCGCCCCACGCTTGGTTTGATCCCCAGCGGCACCGGCACCGACTTTGCGCGCGGGCTGGGCTGGCCGAAGACGCTGGACGGCTGCATCGAAGCGATCAAACGCGGCGTCGAGCGGCGAATTGATGTGGGCATGGTCTCGTTCTCCCGCGCCGGCCAGGCGCTGGCGCGCTACTTCATCAACGTGGCAGGCGCCGGCTTCGACGGCGACGTGTCCGATAGGGTCAACCGCGAGGGCAAGCGTGGCGGCTCACTGGCCTACTTTCTCACCGTCTTCCGCGTGCTGGCCGGCTATGAGCACAAGCATGCGCGCGTGACGTTGACCGTGCCGGAGGGCAGCGAGCGCGTCCTGGAGGGTCACTACAACCTCATCGCTGTGGGCAACGGGCGCTACTTCGGCGGCGGCATGCGCATCAACCCCAACGGCGACGTGGGCGATGGCTGCCTCGAGGCCATCGTGATCGAGGCGATGAGCCGCGCCGAGTTCGCGCTGAACTTCCCCAAGGTCTATCGCGGCGCGCACCTCACACACCCGAAAGTGCACGAGTATCGCGTCATCGCCGTTCGCGTCGAATTGCGCGGCGATGGCCAACGCATGTTCGTGGAGGCCGAGGGCGAGCTGTTCGGCGAAGCGCCGGCCAGCTTCCATGTCGTCCCGGGCGCGCTCCGGCTGGTCGTCCCGCCGGGCTTGCTACAATCGCAGCGATGA
- a CDS encoding acylaminoacyl-peptidase, with amino-acid sequence MHKLLDIEFLVRAPEVETEFDVSPAGDCVAFTDNRTGRFEVYLLDLETQVIRQLTDHGQGATCPRFSPGGEYVLYAQDHDGDERWDFHLIHLATGRSRCVLEQCVAGYPAVSWSPDGRALLITSARDGRFTLHRCDIETGALTPLTRHAFNDERGVYSPDGRWIAFDAHTIGQDRGVFVIAPDGSDIRALPLPDAADPQWSPDGRFLLFHSMRESEDVGVFELATGEVRWLAEGRWDEWGAAWSPDGRQALYLENEDGVHRVCVVNVASGERIARIAPEDGVIERARFARGGRSVVFEFSNHRTPNSLWEYHLDTRVCEQITPPLEVAHDAPFIAPYYVRYESADGLTVPAIVYPSRQAGRDGGAILLIHGGPTWAYHNFWHPAAQHFAQMGYTVIGPNYRGSTGYGRAYQNANRYDIGRGDVLDCIAGVEWLLREGMAGRGRIGVTGASQGGYMTMMCLAKHPDYWAAGSSLIGFFNYFTEFESEREDLRYWDLQNMGDPAKPEDAERYRDRSPIFFIDRVTAPVQLIAGRTDPRCPAAETEQVHRALRARGVPVEMILYENEGHGFSKVENRIDAYRRRAEFFAQHLG; translated from the coding sequence ATGCACAAGCTCCTTGACATCGAGTTCCTCGTGCGCGCGCCGGAAGTCGAAACAGAGTTCGACGTATCGCCCGCCGGCGACTGCGTTGCCTTCACCGATAACCGGACCGGTCGCTTCGAGGTTTATCTACTCGACCTGGAGACGCAGGTCATCCGGCAACTCACCGATCACGGCCAAGGCGCGACTTGCCCGCGCTTCTCGCCCGGCGGCGAGTATGTGCTCTACGCTCAGGATCACGATGGCGACGAGCGCTGGGACTTCCACCTGATCCATCTGGCCACCGGTCGCTCACGCTGTGTGCTCGAACAGTGTGTCGCCGGCTACCCGGCAGTGAGCTGGTCACCCGACGGACGTGCGCTGCTCATCACATCGGCGCGCGATGGGCGATTCACGCTGCACCGTTGCGACATCGAGACCGGCGCGCTGACGCCGCTCACCCGCCACGCGTTCAACGACGAACGCGGCGTTTACTCGCCCGACGGTCGCTGGATCGCGTTCGATGCGCACACCATTGGTCAGGATCGGGGTGTTTTCGTGATCGCACCCGATGGTTCGGACATTCGCGCTCTGCCGCTGCCCGATGCTGCCGATCCACAATGGTCACCCGACGGCAGATTCCTGTTGTTCCATTCGATGCGCGAGAGCGAAGACGTCGGCGTGTTCGAGCTGGCTACCGGCGAGGTGCGTTGGCTGGCCGAAGGCCGTTGGGATGAATGGGGCGCGGCCTGGTCGCCGGATGGACGACAGGCGCTATATCTCGAAAACGAGGACGGCGTGCACCGCGTGTGCGTGGTGAACGTCGCCAGCGGTGAACGGATCGCGCGCATCGCGCCGGAGGATGGGGTAATCGAACGCGCACGGTTTGCGCGCGGTGGCCGGTCGGTCGTGTTCGAATTCAGCAATCACCGCACGCCGAACAGCCTGTGGGAGTATCACCTCGACACGCGCGTCTGCGAGCAGATCACCCCGCCGCTGGAGGTCGCGCACGATGCGCCGTTCATCGCGCCCTACTATGTGCGCTACGAGAGCGCCGATGGGTTGACCGTGCCGGCCATCGTCTACCCCTCGCGCCAGGCCGGTCGCGACGGCGGCGCGATTCTGCTTATTCACGGCGGGCCGACGTGGGCCTATCACAACTTCTGGCATCCGGCGGCCCAACACTTCGCCCAGATGGGCTACACCGTCATCGGGCCGAACTACCGCGGTAGCACCGGTTATGGCCGCGCCTATCAAAACGCCAACCGCTACGATATCGGCCGTGGTGATGTGCTGGATTGCATCGCGGGCGTGGAGTGGCTGCTGCGCGAAGGCATGGCCGGCCGCGGCAGAATCGGCGTGACCGGCGCCAGCCAAGGTGGCTATATGACGATGATGTGCCTCGCCAAACACCCGGACTACTGGGCCGCCGGATCGTCGCTCATCGGCTTCTTCAACTATTTCACCGAGTTCGAGTCGGAGCGCGAGGATTTGCGCTACTGGGACTTGCAGAATATGGGCGACCCGGCGAAGCCGGAGGATGCCGAGCGCTATCGCGATCGCTCGCCGATCTTCTTCATAGATCGCGTGACGGCGCCGGTGCAGCTCATCGCCGGTCGCACCGACCCGCGCTGCCCGGCAGCCGAGACCGAGCAGGTGCACCGTGCGCTTCGCGCGCGCGGCGTCCCGGTAGAAATGATCCTCTACGAAAACGAGGGTCATGGGTTCAGCAAGGTGGAGAACCGCATAGATGCCTACCGCCGCCGAGCGGAGTTCTTCGCCCAACACCTCGGTTGA
- a CDS encoding aldehyde dehydrogenase: MRPSLQTKASSWRLRRKADTIARMENTRLLEGHAALVTGAGRGIGRAIARMLAREGCNVGLVARDADALCRTQAACEAHGVRALPLAMDLSEMASLRLAIAACVEAFGGLNVLVNNAGVHQFASAVEADLNVWDRMLDVNLRATMHATRLALPHIVAGAQSGRRGAVIFISSLGGKFTAPTNAGYAATKHALTGFGGSVFEDVRDFGVKVCVIYPGWTNTGLLADWLRPEEVIQPEDVAEAARFVIASAPTVCPTEIVLQTQSSRAARLFSTT, encoded by the coding sequence ATGCGCCCATCGCTGCAGACGAAGGCGTCGAGCTGGCGGCTGCGGCGCAAGGCTGATACCATCGCGCGCATGGAGAACACGCGACTGCTCGAAGGGCATGCCGCGCTGGTCACCGGCGCCGGGCGCGGCATCGGCCGCGCGATCGCACGGATGCTGGCGCGCGAAGGGTGCAACGTGGGGCTGGTCGCGCGGGATGCCGATGCGCTGTGTCGGACACAAGCCGCGTGCGAGGCGCATGGCGTGCGCGCGCTGCCGCTGGCGATGGACCTGAGCGAAATGGCGTCGCTCCGCTTGGCCATCGCAGCTTGCGTCGAGGCATTCGGCGGGCTGAACGTGCTGGTCAACAACGCCGGCGTCCATCAATTCGCATCGGCCGTGGAGGCCGACTTGAACGTGTGGGATCGCATGCTGGACGTCAACTTGCGCGCAACGATGCACGCGACACGACTGGCGCTGCCGCACATCGTCGCCGGCGCGCAATCGGGCCGGCGTGGCGCGGTCATCTTCATCTCTTCGCTGGGCGGCAAGTTCACCGCGCCGACCAACGCCGGCTATGCCGCCACGAAACACGCGCTGACGGGCTTCGGCGGCAGCGTGTTCGAAGACGTGCGCGACTTCGGCGTGAAAGTGTGCGTCATCTATCCCGGCTGGACGAACACCGGCTTGCTCGCCGACTGGTTGCGGCCCGAAGAGGTGATCCAGCCGGAGGATGTCGCCGAGGCAGCACGCTTCGTCATCGCCTCGGCGCCCACCGTCTGCCCCACCGAGATCGTGCTACAAACGCAATCGTCGCGGGCGGCGCGCCTCTTCTCGACAACTTGA
- a CDS encoding UPF0271 protein: MTEPHPSRVILNCDCGEGMTDDAAILSHVTAANIACGGHAGDADSMRATLRLCRQFGVSPGAHPSYPDRAHFGRRILPMALDEITTFVREQVQALAAIAAEEDMTLTHVKPHGALYNQAAAHREIADAIVRAVVEYAPDLALIGLAGSALIEAGETAGLYVLREAFADRAYERDGSLRARDLPEALIEDNVRCLAQAEDIALRGLVMAHDGALIPLRADTICIHSDTPGAAERAAFLRRGLLQAGVELVGVR; this comes from the coding sequence ATGACAGAGCCACATCCATCCCGCGTCATCTTGAACTGCGATTGCGGCGAAGGCATGACCGACGACGCCGCGATCCTCTCGCACGTCACTGCGGCAAACATCGCCTGCGGCGGGCACGCCGGCGACGCCGATTCGATGCGCGCCACGCTGCGGCTGTGCAGGCAGTTCGGCGTGAGCCCCGGCGCGCATCCCTCCTATCCGGATCGCGCGCACTTTGGGCGGCGCATCTTGCCGATGGCGCTCGACGAGATCACCACCTTTGTCCGCGAGCAAGTGCAGGCGCTGGCGGCTATCGCCGCCGAGGAGGACATGACGCTCACCCACGTCAAGCCTCACGGCGCCCTCTACAACCAGGCCGCAGCGCACCGCGAGATTGCCGATGCGATCGTGCGCGCCGTCGTCGAGTATGCCCCCGATCTGGCGCTGATCGGCCTGGCAGGATCGGCACTCATCGAGGCTGGCGAAACCGCCGGGCTGTATGTGCTGCGCGAGGCATTTGCCGACCGCGCCTACGAGCGCGACGGCTCGCTGCGCGCCCGCGATTTGCCCGAGGCGCTCATCGAGGACAACGTACGCTGCCTGGCACAGGCCGAGGATATCGCCCTGCGCGGGCTAGTCATGGCGCACGATGGCGCACTCATCCCGTTGCGCGCCGATACGATCTGCATCCATAGCGACACGCCCGGCGCAGCCGAACGGGCGGCCTTCCTGCGGCGCGGGCTGCTCCAGGCCGGCGTCGAACTGGTCGGCGTGCGATGA
- a CDS encoding UDP-glucose 4-epimerase: MKSLNKILVTGGAGYIGSITTQELVNAGYEVVVFDNLYQGHAEAVHPKAKFVQGDLADKAAVKALFDDHPGIDGIMHFASYTLVGESMEKPLMYLRDNLVNAANLLEEAIAHNVKRFILSSTANLFDLPADRKFDAIDEHFPIIPGSPYGESKFFIERMLYWFNRIYGLKYACLRYFNACGDSPDRGEDHNPETHLIPLVLQVALGQRPHITIFGDDYPTKDGTCVRDYIHVIDLAHAHILAMEALDRLGTRKYNLGNGKGYTVKEVIETARKVTGHPIPAVVGPRRPGDPAVLIASSEAIQRELGWEPKYASLEEIIRSAWEWHRTHPHGYKSQSSG; encoded by the coding sequence ATGAAATCACTCAACAAAATTCTCGTCACCGGCGGCGCCGGCTATATCGGCAGCATTACCACGCAAGAACTCGTCAACGCCGGCTACGAGGTCGTCGTGTTCGACAACCTGTATCAAGGTCACGCCGAAGCCGTCCATCCCAAAGCTAAATTCGTGCAGGGCGATCTGGCCGATAAGGCCGCCGTCAAAGCCTTGTTCGACGACCACCCCGGCATTGATGGCATCATGCACTTCGCGTCCTATACGCTGGTCGGCGAGAGCATGGAGAAGCCGTTGATGTATCTGCGCGACAACTTGGTGAACGCTGCCAATTTGCTCGAGGAGGCAATCGCGCACAATGTGAAACGCTTCATCCTCTCGTCCACGGCCAACCTGTTCGACCTACCGGCGGACAGGAAGTTCGACGCGATAGACGAGCACTTTCCCATCATCCCCGGTTCGCCCTATGGTGAGAGCAAATTCTTCATCGAGCGCATGCTGTATTGGTTCAACCGAATCTATGGGTTGAAATATGCTTGCCTGCGCTACTTCAACGCCTGTGGTGACTCGCCCGATCGCGGCGAAGATCACAACCCTGAGACACACCTCATCCCGCTCGTGCTGCAGGTGGCGCTGGGCCAGCGGCCGCACATCACCATCTTCGGCGACGATTATCCGACCAAAGATGGCACATGCGTGCGCGATTACATCCATGTCATTGACCTGGCGCACGCGCATATTCTGGCCATGGAGGCGCTCGACCGGCTGGGGACGCGCAAATACAACCTGGGCAACGGCAAGGGCTACACGGTAAAGGAAGTCATCGAGACGGCGCGCAAGGTGACCGGCCACCCGATTCCGGCGGTCGTCGGCCCGCGCCGGCCGGGCGACCCGGCTGTGCTCATCGCCTCGTCGGAGGCCATCCAGCGCGAGCTCGGCTGGGAGCCGAAGTACGCCAGCCTAGAGGAAATCATCCGCAGCGCGTGGGAGTGGCACCGGACGCATCCACACGGCTACAAAAGCCAGTCATCCGGGTGA
- a CDS encoding DUF547 domain-containing protein produces the protein MHAILASAPVNRLSDALIRARNVGLDWALGKPDCTIGAAHAGTVATDIAAELRATMNRLKAQAVSPDGMRVNYADVRRSRDYARYREQLLPQLAAFDPAALRTRAARMAFWINLYNAVIIDAVITAGVTRSVREGGLGGLRFFRRAGCVVGDQCLTCDDIEHGILRANRGHPFIPGPQFALNDPRRAWIIEPLDPRIHFALNCASRSCPPIGVYDASRLDEQLELAVCGFVDQSTYHTGDALEVSSLFRWYAEDFGGRDGVLGFLSEHLPADERRALIERFGAKTRLRYSNYDWDLNA, from the coding sequence ATGCATGCGATTCTAGCTTCCGCACCTGTGAATCGGCTGAGCGACGCGCTCATCCGCGCTCGGAATGTGGGGCTGGACTGGGCGCTCGGCAAACCTGACTGCACGATCGGCGCAGCGCACGCCGGCACGGTCGCAACGGACATCGCTGCCGAGCTGCGCGCGACGATGAATCGCCTGAAAGCACAAGCGGTCAGCCCCGATGGGATGCGGGTGAACTACGCTGACGTGCGGCGCAGCCGTGACTATGCACGCTATCGCGAGCAGCTCCTGCCCCAACTGGCCGCTTTCGATCCGGCAGCCCTGCGCACGCGCGCAGCGCGCATGGCGTTCTGGATCAACCTCTACAACGCGGTCATCATTGACGCCGTGATCACCGCCGGCGTGACGCGCAGCGTGAGGGAAGGCGGGCTGGGCGGGCTGCGCTTCTTTCGACGCGCCGGCTGCGTCGTGGGCGACCAATGCCTGACCTGCGACGACATCGAGCACGGCATCCTGCGCGCCAATCGTGGTCATCCGTTCATCCCCGGCCCGCAGTTCGCCTTGAACGACCCACGCCGAGCCTGGATCATTGAGCCACTAGACCCGCGCATCCACTTCGCGCTGAATTGCGCCAGCCGGTCTTGTCCGCCCATCGGCGTCTACGACGCCAGCCGGCTGGACGAGCAGCTCGAGTTGGCCGTGTGCGGCTTCGTGGATCAGAGCACGTACCACACCGGCGACGCGTTGGAGGTGTCATCGTTGTTTCGCTGGTATGCAGAGGATTTCGGCGGACGCGATGGTGTGCTGGGCTTCTTATCTGAGCATCTGCCCGCTGACGAGCGGCGCGCCTTGATCGAGCGATTCGGTGCGAAGACGCGGCTGCGCTACTCGAACTACGACTGGGACCTGAATGCGTGA
- a CDS encoding urea amidolyase codes for MLRVIAPSALCTVQDLGRPGYQRFGVPIGGAMDPLACIIANRLVGNAPSAACLEITAGGATFEVIAPCVIAVAGGDLGATLGSQPLPIWTSAFVRTGQRIHFEARRSGGRAYLALAGGVDAPLVLGSRSTYLPGRFGGLGGRALQTDDVIRPALPAADPVRLAGRIWPTPVDYTPLIRILPFHTLPDLTDFNDLDGLTTRPWRVGATSNRIGLRLEGATLHIERAGDLPSFGVFPGAIQLPPDGRPILLMADAQPTGGYPVIAVAIQADLYRAAQLLPGDDVRFAWTTREAAIAAWRALHTLLDAPIAADEGVELAAAAQG; via the coding sequence GTGTTGCGCGTGATCGCTCCCAGCGCACTCTGCACGGTGCAAGACCTGGGACGACCGGGTTATCAACGCTTCGGCGTGCCGATCGGCGGTGCGATGGATCCGCTCGCCTGCATCATCGCCAACCGGCTGGTCGGCAATGCGCCCTCCGCAGCGTGCCTAGAGATCACCGCCGGCGGCGCTACCTTCGAGGTCATCGCGCCGTGTGTGATCGCCGTGGCCGGCGGCGACCTGGGCGCGACGCTCGGCAGCCAGCCGCTGCCGATCTGGACGAGTGCCTTCGTCCGAACTGGGCAACGCATTCACTTCGAGGCACGCCGCAGCGGAGGTCGCGCTTATCTCGCCCTGGCCGGCGGCGTGGACGCGCCGCTCGTGCTCGGTTCGCGCAGCACCTATCTGCCCGGCCGGTTCGGTGGCCTGGGCGGACGCGCGCTGCAGACGGACGATGTAATCCGGCCGGCATTACCGGCGGCAGACCCGGTGCGCCTCGCCGGGCGCATCTGGCCCACGCCCGTGGACTACACCCCGCTTATCCGCATCTTGCCCTTCCACACCCTGCCCGACTTGACCGACTTCAATGACTTGGATGGCTTGACTACCCGGCCCTGGCGCGTCGGCGCAACCTCGAACCGGATCGGCCTGCGACTGGAGGGCGCGACGCTGCACATCGAACGCGCCGGTGATCTGCCGTCGTTTGGCGTCTTCCCCGGCGCCATCCAGCTCCCACCCGACGGCCGGCCCATTCTGCTGATGGCCGATGCGCAGCCCACCGGCGGCTACCCGGTCATCGCCGTCGCGATCCAGGCCGATCTATACCGCGCCGCGCAGCTCCTGCCCGGCGACGACGTGCGCTTCGCGTGGACGACGCGCGAAGCAGCCATCGCCGCCTGGCGCGCATTGCACACGCTGCTCGATGCGCCCATCGCTGCAGACGAAGGCGTCGAGCTGGCGGCTGCGGCGCAAGGCTGA
- a CDS encoding allophanate hydrolase, giving the protein MTPWRIRPMGEAAFLIECTLDDVAAANAHALALAEALPPEWRPLPAIRSVLIRFDPLRHAHDEVRDCVRRALDCIVPNVLRSGKHVTLPVRYGGEHGPDLEDAAQRLGLSPDALIAQHTSQPWRVLMIGFAPGFPYIGPLPASLTLPRRATPRAAVPAGSVAIAAGMTGIYPSQLPGGWHLIGRTEVVLFDPAREPPALLQPGDRVQFVAMA; this is encoded by the coding sequence ATGACGCCTTGGCGCATTCGCCCGATGGGTGAGGCGGCATTTCTGATCGAGTGCACGCTGGACGACGTCGCTGCGGCCAATGCACACGCATTGGCGCTGGCCGAAGCACTGCCACCTGAATGGCGCCCGCTCCCGGCAATTCGTTCGGTGTTGATCCGCTTCGACCCGCTACGCCATGCGCATGACGAGGTGCGAGATTGCGTGCGCCGCGCACTTGATTGCATCGTGCCGAATGTGCTCCGGAGCGGAAAGCACGTGACCCTACCGGTGCGCTACGGCGGCGAACATGGCCCTGACCTGGAAGACGCGGCGCAGCGGCTTGGCCTCTCGCCGGATGCATTGATCGCACAGCACACGTCGCAACCCTGGCGCGTGCTGATGATCGGCTTCGCGCCGGGCTTCCCTTACATCGGCCCGCTGCCCGCGTCGCTGACGCTGCCACGGCGCGCCACGCCGCGCGCTGCCGTGCCGGCCGGCTCGGTCGCCATCGCCGCCGGCATGACCGGCATTTATCCCTCACAACTGCCCGGTGGTTGGCATCTCATCGGGCGCACCGAAGTCGTGCTCTTCGACCCTGCGCGCGAACCGCCGGCGCTGCTGCAACCCGGTGACCGTGTACAGTTCGTAGCGATGGCCTGA
- a CDS encoding carotenoid 1,2-hydratase, which produces MNRGLQIGVSLVAVLGLTALGWVAFRPWDDSGEQAQATVAGLQRDAMSDRFVRALEPREFDFPRDHGPHDAYQTEWWYYTGNLFDASGRHFGYQLTFFRRALVPPDEQAMLADRESAFAFDQVYFAHFAITDSTANEHVSFEKYSRGAAGLAGAQASPFRVFVEDWSATAARNDGDAAQVRLVAAQDGYAIDLSLASTKPFVFHGDRGLSQKSPNPGNASYYYSMTRMATQGRVTTPRGTFEVVGNSWLDREWSTSALDDDTEGWDWFSLQFEDRREIMFFKLRQKETGGITFAKGTYVDADGRTELIRQDEITITVLDRWTSPYSGATYPVRWQLAAPRYGLDIEIVARIPDQEMRLTQRYWEGAVTFKGVSTNGPVAGVGYVEMTGY; this is translated from the coding sequence GTGAACAGAGGCTTACAGATCGGCGTGAGCTTGGTAGCGGTATTAGGATTGACGGCGCTCGGGTGGGTTGCCTTTCGCCCATGGGACGACAGTGGAGAGCAGGCGCAGGCAACCGTGGCCGGCTTGCAGCGCGATGCGATGTCGGATCGCTTTGTGCGCGCGTTGGAACCGCGCGAATTCGACTTCCCGCGCGACCACGGTCCGCACGACGCGTATCAAACGGAATGGTGGTATTACACCGGCAACTTGTTCGATGCCTCGGGGCGGCACTTTGGCTATCAGCTCACGTTCTTTCGTCGCGCACTCGTCCCGCCCGATGAGCAGGCGATGCTCGCCGATCGTGAGTCTGCCTTCGCTTTCGATCAAGTGTATTTCGCTCACTTCGCCATCACCGACAGCACAGCAAACGAGCATGTGTCGTTCGAGAAGTACAGCCGAGGCGCCGCGGGATTGGCCGGTGCGCAGGCCAGTCCGTTCCGCGTGTTCGTGGAGGACTGGTCGGCGACCGCCGCGCGCAATGACGGCGACGCCGCTCAGGTCCGGCTGGTTGCCGCGCAGGACGGCTATGCGATTGATCTTAGCCTGGCAAGTACCAAGCCGTTCGTCTTTCACGGCGACCGCGGCCTCAGCCAAAAATCGCCCAATCCGGGAAACGCCTCGTATTACTACTCGATGACGCGTATGGCGACGCAAGGCAGGGTGACCACGCCGCGCGGGACGTTCGAGGTAGTGGGCAACAGCTGGCTCGATCGCGAATGGAGCACCAGCGCCCTCGACGACGACACCGAGGGCTGGGACTGGTTCTCTCTGCAGTTCGAGGACCGGCGCGAGATCATGTTCTTCAAGCTGCGCCAGAAGGAGACCGGCGGCATCACCTTTGCCAAAGGCACGTATGTGGATGCCGACGGACGCACCGAGCTGATTCGCCAGGACGAGATAACGATTACCGTGCTCGACCGTTGGACCAGCCCATACAGCGGCGCGACGTATCCGGTGCGATGGCAGCTGGCCGCGCCGCGTTACGGCCTGGATATCGAGATCGTCGCGCGCATCCCCGACCAGGAGATGCGCCTGACGCAGCGCTACTGGGAAGGGGCGGTGACGTTCAAGGGCGTTTCGACAAATGGGCCGGTCGCCGGCGTGGGCTACGTGGAGATGACCGGCTATTGA